TCTGCTGCCATCAATTTCGTGTAACTCCAAAGTGTTTGGCATAACGAACAGCGTTTTATCCATTGTCCTGCATACTCTCTTTCCCCTGGTCAATCTTCCAGTTTCGAACAGATAACCGATTTCCCGTTCAACCAGTAAAAGTCTCCATATTTGCTGCGTACTCCCTGCCCCCTGTCTTCCGCCCACCACCCTCTACCCTTTACCCTTTACCCTTTACCCTTTACCCTCAGTCCCCAGTCCTCTGCCTGCTGCATACTCTCTTTTTCCTGATGAATCTTCCCGTTTCAAACACCACAAATTATAATCCCCCCTCCGCGTTCTTTGCGCCTCAAACGAAGCGGGCGGTGAAACTGCTTTTTTTGCGTCTTCGCGCCTTTGCGTGAGATATTTTTTCAATTTCGCCGTAGAATTTTTTGCATCCTCCAATATAATAAGGTAAGATTTTTTATCAGTTCCCAATTATCGGATTATTTAAAGGTTTATTGCCCATGCCCCCAATCCTGGAAGTCAGAAATATTGTCAAAACCTATGGCAGTGTTACCGCGGTGGACGGGGTGAGTTTTGCCATTGAGCAGGGCACCTGTTTCGGGCTTCTGGGGCCCAACGGGGCCGGGAAGACCACCACCATCGAGGTGATCGAAGATATCACCCCGCCAACCTCCGGCGAAATCCTCTACAAAGGCATGCCGCGGAGCGCATCGTTTCGGGAGGAAGTCGGCATCCAGTTTCAGCATACCGCGCTTCTGAACTTTCTGACCGTGCGCGAAACCCTGGAAACCTTTCACCGCCTGTTTCATCACACGCATGATCTGGAAGAACTGATTGATCTGTGCCACCTGAGAGATATCCAGAAACAGGACAACGACAAAATATCCGGCGGACAGCGGCAGCGGCTCATGATGGCGCTGGCGCTGGTCAACAAACCCGAACTCATGTTCCTGGATGAGCCTTCCACCGGGCTTGACCCGCAGGCCCGCCAGAACCTGTGGGAAATCATTCAAAATATCAAGGCCGGCGGCAAGACCATCATCCTGACGACTCACTACATGGAGGAGGCCCAGGTCCTGTGTGATGATGTCGCCATCATGGATCACGGGAAAATCATTGCCCGGGGGACCCCGGAAGCGCTGATCAGAACCTACTGCGGCGGCGCCACCCTGATTATTCCCAAGCAGAACATTACTGTTCCGATGAGCTGTGAATCCTTCAACTACCGGGAGCTTCGAAATACCATTGAAATCCAGACCAGTGATATCAACGCCTGCATCCGGGAAATCCTGAGCCTGGGGATCGATCTGAAGGGCATGATCATCCGAACGCCCAATCTGGAAAATGTGTTTTTGAACCTTACCGGGCGGAAGATCAGGGAGTAAAAAAATAGGACTGAGTGCTGAGTGCTGAGGACTGAGTAAGGGATCAGTAGCGAGTAGGCAGAGGGTTAAGGGCAGTAGGGAGTAGGATGTAAGCAGTAGGCAAAAGACAGAGGTCAGAGGTCGGAGGACAGAAATCGGAAGACAGGGGGTCAGAGGGCAGCTGGGTTTATAAATGGGTTCACGACGCTCTTGACTCTCGACAGTTGTTGACTCTCGCCTTACGACCGTTTTCGACTCACGACTCACGACTATTTTTTCGACTCTCGACTGGATACTTATGAACTTTAAGCGTATGTGGGTGATATTTCAGGCGCGGAACCGGGAATTTTTCCGGGATCGGTCTGCATTCGGCTGGAATCTGCTGTTTCCGTTTCTGATCGTGGTGGGCTTTGGCATCATTTTCGGCGGAAAGGATGGCAGTGAATTCAAAGTCGGCATTTTCCCCTGGAATCCGGCGGCTGTTTCCATCGGGCAGGTGGACATCCCGCCGGCGTTCAAACAGACGCGCTATATCAAGTTCATCGGATTTGCCGCCCTGAACGAAGGGCTTGAAAAACTCCGGCATCATAAAATTGATTTTCTCATCAAAGCCGGCGACTGCCCCTGGCAGTACTGGATCAACGACACCTCCCCGAACGGCTACATTGCGGAAAAGATGTTTACCGCCGCCCTGGCGCCGGACGCAATCGCCGCCATGGCCGAAAAAAAACAGATTCAGGGCGCGGCGATCCGCTACATCGACTGGCTGTTTCCGGGCATTTTAGCCATGAACATGATGTTCAGCGCACTCTGGGGCGTAGGCTATGTGGTGGTGCGTTACCGGAAAACCGGGGTGCTAAAGCGCCTCAAGGCTACCCCCCTGACCGCCCTTGAGTACCTGACCGCCCAGATGCTGTCACGCATTTTCGTGCTGATGGTAACACTGATCATCGTCTGGATCGGCTGCGATGCGATCTTCTCCTTTCACGTGGAAGGCTCGTACCTGAATCTGCTGATCCTGTTCTTTCTGGGTGGCCTGAGCCTTACGTCCGTTGGGCTGCTGCTGGCATCCCGGGGAACGAGCGAGGAATTTACCAGCGGCATTCTTAATTTTATCACCTGGCCCATGATGTTTCTTTCTGAAGTGTGGTTTTCCATGGAGGGCGCCCCGGAGTGGATCAAAGCCTTCTCGCAGGCATTTCCCCTGACCCACATGCTCCGGGCGATCCGGAAAATCATGAACGACGGCGCCGGTCTCATGGATGTCGGTGTTGAGATGAGCGCGCTGCTGGTGATCACCGCGATCTGCCTGGCTGCGGGAGCGGCCCTGTTTTCGTGGAATAAATAAAAACCTTCTCCGTAAACGACTTCTCCATCCCCGGTGAGCTGATCGAGCCTTCAGGGGGCCCGATGCAGTTTTATCCGATCAACATGCCGGCTGCGATCAGCACCGGCGTCAGGATATTGATGGCAACATTCATGCCCAGATAAGGCAGCAGGCTTTCGGGATTTTCGGCATGTTGCCAGACCCCCTTTATTACCGGTAAGGCAAAGCCTAAGGTCAGAAATGCGATAAGGCTGGCCGGCGGCATCTGGTGCGTGTATACCCCAAGGCCGATCACCACGTACGCCAAAACCAGCATAACGATATAGATAAAGGCGCTTTTGCGCTTTCCCGTGGTAACCAGCAGATGTTTTCTGCCGACGCTCCTGTCCGCCTCCAGGTCCGGAAACTGGTTGAGCAGCAGCAGATCATTGACCAGAAAAAATGGAACCAGAGACGCGACAAAGGCTGTAAAGGAGTATTGGCCGGTCAGAACAAAATCCGTGCCCACCACCATCAGGGGTCCGAAGCCGAGGCCGGGGATGATCAGGCACAACAGCGGATGGCGGGTCACCCAATTGGTATAGGTAAAAACGACCACCAGACCTGTAATGCCCAGCGGTAGCAGAGCAATTCCCCTGACTGCCACAAAGTAAAATCCGATCAATGCGGTAATTGCGAGGCTCGTCCATGCGGTAATAAAGGCCATTCCCGCCATGTCAGGCCGCTGGGGCAAAGCGCCGCTTCCCCCGCTGAAAGGGGTTCTTTGGGTGACAAGGTCCAGACCGCTCTTGAAATCATAATATTCGTTGAAGGCATTGACGCTGATATGAGCACATGTCGCCCCGACCAATACCAGAAGAAAATAACCGGGGCTGACAGACTGGGATGACCTCCAGACAGCAGTTCCCAGGCCCAGGAGTACGCAGGCAGGGGTCAGAACGAGAAAAGAAGGTTTCATTGGCCCGAAAAAGGCTTTCAGATTGTTCATGGCTTCCTCTTACAAATGATTTTTCATATCGTGACAGAGGCTTAATTCCCGGGAACGTCCAGCATGCGATTTGTTATGGCAGAGGTTTTCAAGGAAATCAACCCGGAAGAAAAAGTCATGCAGATAAAACACTCCCCGGATCGCGCAATGTCGTACGCCGGGAACGGGCGGGACTCCGAAGCGACACGTACGGAAATATGGCCGAAGTGATATCGAGCCCGAAGCGTAAATTAACCAGGGAGTAAAATTCAGGGTGAAGGATGCTCCGCAACCCGGATCATTTCCGAAAGCAACGCTGTTGATCAGACCTGAAAATATTGTTTCTTGTTTCGGCGGGGATTATGGTATTAAACATGATGCCACTGCCCGATGGTTCAGGGGGAGCATATGACGGGGGCGTAAAAAGCCACACCGTAATGAAATTTATCCTAAAAAAGTCGCAACGCCCGAAACGCTTTATTTTTTGCGTCGCATGTTTGCGTGAGACATTATTAATCTCGAACTAACCGGATCCGAAAAACCATGAACACGCCCATGAAAACATATTGGAAAAAAAGGCTTGAACAATGCAGAAAATCTCTGGAAGGCAACAATTTCGGAGCCTGCATTGCCGATAACCGCACCGATGCAAAAAGGATTGTCATTGAAGATATTCTGCCGGAGATCAAGGCAAAAAGCGCTGCATGGGGCGATTCCATGACGCTTCGTGCCACAGCCGTTTTAGATGAAATCAGGTGCAATACGGATATGGATCTGATAGAAACGTTTGATCCGAATATCTCCCGTGAAGAAAGCATCGAACGCCGCAGAAAGGCCCTGCTGGTCGATTTTTTTCTGACGGGTTCCAATGCGGTTACCGAAACCGGCCAGCTGGTGAATCTGGATATGATCGGCAACCGGGTGGGGGGAATCACATTCGGCCCGAAGCATGGGGTCATTTTTGTCGGCCGGAACAAGATCGTTTCCGATATTGAGACCGCCAAGAGGCGGATAAAAGCTTACGCCGCGCCTGTCAATGCGATCCAGCATCCCGGATTTAAAACGCCGTGCATGAAAACGGCCTTCTGCACGGATTGCAAAAGTCCGGATCGTATCTGCAACACATGGGCCATTACCGAAAAGTCATTCCCCGCCGGACGGATCACCGTAGTGCTGATCAATGAAGGCCTGGGATTATGAAAATCCGGTCCAGGAGTTTTCAAGTGCCAGAGAGATCAGTCCCGTCTTCCATGCTCGCCGGTTATTTTTTTGCGATCGCTGCAACCGCCCTCTGGTCGGGAAATTTTATTGTCGCCCGGGGCCTGAATGAAAGTATCCCTCCCATCAGTCTTGCTTTCTGGAGATGGGTGGTCGCTGTCGTTGTCTTTTTGCCGTTTGCCGCAAAACGCCTGATCGATGAATGGTGCACGATCCGAGAGCATTTGCGGTATCTGTCCGTCACCGCTTTTGTCGGCATTACACTTTTCAATATGTTCATCTTTTATGCCGCTCACACGACGACAGCGATGAATCTTTCCTTGATTGCGATCTCTTCTCCGATTTTTATCGTCATTTTTTCCAGAATATTATTTCAGGAATTGATCACCTTTAAAAAAGGCGCCGGTATCATCCTTGTGCTCGCCGGCGTTCTGCTGCTGATCAGCAAAGGGACTCTTTCCATCCTGCTGGATATTTCCTTCGCGATTGGCGATATCTGGATGCTCGCCGCATCGATTTTATTTGCCGTTTACAGCATTTTAGTAAAACAAAAGCCGAAACAGCTGAGTATTTCAGCGTTTCAGCTCGCTACATTTATTCTGGGGCTTATTTTTCTCTTCCCGTTTTTTATCTGGGAGCATGCAACGACGCCGTCTGTCGTTTTCGACACAGCAATCGTTGCCTCCATTCTTTACGTCGGAATTTTTGCATCCCTTTCCGCTTTTGTTTTATGGCATAGATCCATCTGCATCATCGGCCCCTCAAAAGCGGGGATGATTTATTACACACTGCCTGTCTTCAGCGGCATTTCAGCCTATTTCTTTTTGAATGAAGCAATCAGCATGATCCATTTTTACAGTGTGCTATTGATCGTTTCAGGCATCGTTATCACAAATCATGAAGCAAAGAAGGTCTCAGTGGGGGTTCATCCATAAATCCGGTTTTCAAAAAATGTATATTAGGGAAAGTCTGATTTTTTTATGCCGAAATTATGATCGAGCCCGTTTCCTCAAACGGCATTCCGAAAGTATCGGTTTCCATCCTGATTTGAAAATAATTTTCCGAGCATGAGTCTCCTTCTTGCTTGTTAAACTGAGCGTCATGGGATAAGATTATTTTTGCATGAAAATAGAGACATTGATTTTTTGATTAATCAATTTACTATAGTCACAAATCAATGGCTGCCCCCGGTCCTGTCGATTTGGTTGAGCCTTTTTTTTCGGCTTCAAGAAAGCAGGATATCTTATCCTGCAGAGAGGCCTGACATCTTTTACCGAACGGAATCTGAACCTGACGCACATGAAAAAGGCAGACATCGCTGTATGGACGGATTCCGGCCAATATAACTTAACAACGTACTCGTTATGAATGACGATTCTGAAACAAAGCAGGACCTGATCAATTCCGTCCCGGTCCCGATTTTTTATAAGGACGCACGGGGCGTTTATACCGGATGTAACCCCGCATTTGAGCGTTTTACCGGCCTTGGGAAAAATGACATTATCGGTCGGACCGTATATGACATAGCACCGAAACATCTGGCCGACATTTATCAGCAAAAGGATCGGGAATTTGTCCATCAGTATCGGTACCGTTTTGTATGATCCGAAAACCCCCTGCAGCCTGGATCAACTGATGGCAAAAGCCGATCGGCGCATGTACCGACAGAAAAATGACAAACGGAAATAATTTCTCATGATGCTCCCGCCGCACCGGGAGAATAGTGGGAACGGGTAAATGACGGCAGGCAATAAAACCCATTGCCCTCGTTTCAATCGAGGTGCCAACAACAACTATGAGGTGAGAGATGACTGAAGAGATCAGACAGTATAATGTTCCGGATGAAAACGGTTTTTTTGGAAAGTATGGCGGAAAATTTCTGCCGCCCCAGCTCGAAAAACCCTTCGCCGAGATTACGGAGGCCTACCACAATATTGAAAACGACGCCACCTTCATTGCCGAACTGCGTTATATCCGCAAGCATTTTCAGGGCCGGCCGACGCCGGTTTGTCACGCGCGGACCCTGTCTCTGAAGAACGGCGGGGCGCAGATCTATTTGAAGCGGGAGGATCTGAATCATACGGGCGCCCATAAACTCAATCATTGCATGGGTGAAGTTCTGCTTGCCAAATACATGGGTAAAAAACGGGTGATAGCCGAAACCGGTGCGGGTCAGCACGGCGTAGCCCTGGCCACGGCGGCTGCCTATTTCGGGCTGGAATGCGAAATACACATGGGCGAAGTCGACATTGCCAAGCAGGCGCCGAATGTCAGCCGCATGAAGTTGCTGGGGGCCAAAGTGGTGCCGGTGACCCACGGTCTCAGGACCCTGAAAGAGGCGGTCGACTCCGCGTTTGAAGCCTATCTTGCAGACTACGAGAACTCGATTTACTGCATTGGCTCGGTGGTGGGACCGCACCCGTTTCCGCTCATGGTGCGTGATTTTCAGCACATCGTGGGAATCGAGGCCCGTGAACAGTTTCACGCGATGACCGGGTATCTTCCCGATGCGGTGTGCGCCTGTATCGGTGGCGGCTCCAATGCCATCGGCATTTTTTCTTCATTTTTAAATGATCCCTGCGAGCTGTTTGGTGTAGAACCCCTGGGACGGGGCGAAGGCGTTGGAGAAAATGCGGCAACGATGAGCTATGGGCGCGAAGGCATTATTCATGGATTCAAATGCTACCTGCTGCAGAACGAAGACGGTTCTCCTGCACCGGTTTACTCGTGCGCCAGCGGCCTGGATTACCCGGGAGTAGGCCCTGAACACTGTTACCTGAAAGATGCCGGCCGGGTGAAGTATGTAACCTGCTCGGATGATGAATGCAAAGATGTCTTTTTCAAGCTTTGCCGTCTGGAGGGCATCATCCCCGCGATTGAGAGTGCGCATGCGGTTGCATTTGCGTTAAAAAAGGCACGCGAGATGAAGAGAGGCACGATTCTTGTCAACCTGAGCGGCCGCGGGGACAAGGATGTGGACTACGTTATCGAGAACTGGGGCACTGGCGATCCGGCTGAGGGCTGATGGCACTGTCGTTTTCCCCTGCGACACGCGATTCCATACCGGAAGCTGATTTTTTTTCAACGGTTCGGTTTTAACCTTTTCCAGGGCCCAGGCGTTGAAGCCGTCAAAAACCGTTTTGGCCGGCCGGCCGATGATGGCTTCCGGGCGGGCCCGGATCATTTTCAACCCCGTGCTGTTGCACGTCACGATCTTTCCGTATCGCCCCATTCCATCTTCCGGCAACGGGATCTGGGTCTCTACTCAAGCTCAACCGCCCAGGTGTCAAGCGGCGGGGCATCTTTTTGGATCATGCCCTGGTCTTTTAAAAAGCGGGCAAACCGGGTATAGCGGTGTCTGTCCAGCGCACCGGGTCGAAGTGCAAACCGGGGCAGGGTATCGGCCCAGGCGCGCCGGTTGAGTTCGTCATTGAGGCTTTCTCTGCCCCGGATAAACAGGTCCCAGCTCTCGTCGGGATGGTTGATCAGAAACTGAACGCCCTGCTCCAGGGCATCTACAAATTTTCGGAATTTTTTCTCCTTTGCTTTGTCGGTATTGGCGACGAGAATCAATTCATCGTAAGCGGGAATTCCGTACTCTTCCACATAAAACGCTCTTCCCGGTTTTTTTTCGATGTCCATCTGATTGAGTTCAAAGTTTCGGAAGGCGCCGACCACCGCATCGGTTTTTTTTGAAATCAGCGAGGGCGACAGGGAAAAATTCACGTTGACCAGATTGACATCGGTCAGCTGCAGGCCTTCTTTTTCCAGCATGACCTTGAGCAGCACCGTTTCAAATCCGCCCACCGAGTAGCCGACGGTTTTGCCTTTAAGATCGGCAATCGTTTTGATATCACTTTTTTCCAATACCACCAGGGCGTTTAACGGCGTGGCGATCAGGGTGGCAATTCTTGTCAGGGGAAGTCCCTGGTCTACCTGCATCTGGTGCTGGTGCTGATACGATACCGCAATGTCTGCCTTGCCTGCGGCAACCAGCTTGGGGGGATCATTGGGGTTGGAGGGCGCGATGATCTCCACATTCAGCCCCTGGTTTTCGAAATATCCCTTCTCAAGGGCGACAAACAGGGGTGCATGATCCGGGTTTACAAACCAGTCCAGCAGAACGGTCATTTTTTCACCGGCCATTGCGGACGGAAAGAAACCAAAGATTACCATAAGGGCCGTGAGGACCACGGTTTTAAACAGGTGTTTCATGGGTCAATTCCTTTTTGGTTTCCCAGAAAATCAGTTTGTCCAGGAAACGGTCAATTGAAAAATAAAGGGCCAGCGATATCACGGACAGCAGCGTTAATGCGGCAAACATGATATCAATCTGCATGCGGGCGTTGGCATGGAGCATGTAAAATCCCAGTCCTGAGCTGGACCCGACCCACTCGCCTATCACCGCGCCGATCGGGGCCACGGCCGTTGCCACCCGAAGACCCGAGGCAAACGCAGGCAATGCCGATGGAATAACGATGTGGCGCAGGGTGGCCAGCGGGGTGGCATCCATAATCCGCGCAAGTTCCAGCAGATCCGCTTCGGTCCTCTGCATGCCGTCGTAAAATGAAGCGGTCACCGGGAAAAAAATAATCAGCACCGCCATGGCGATTTTCGATGCCATGCCGTATCCGATCCACAATACCAGAACCGGGGCCAGCGCAAACACCGGTATGGCCTGGCTGATCACGATCACCGGCAGCATCCAGCGTTTCAGGTGCGGGGAGACGATCATGGTCAGCGCAAAGCCAGTGCCGAGGAAAGTGCCGATAAACAGCCCGGCAACCATTTCCGTCAGCGTTGTTTTTAAATGGAATAAAAGGGTCGGAAAGTTGCCGAAAATCGCTTTAACAACGGGCACGGGACCCGGAAGAATGTAGTGGGGAACCCCGGTGACGGCAACCAGCAGCTGCCATGCCAGAACCAGGCTCAAAATCAGTATGGCAGGGCGCGTGATTCTCACGACACTTCTCCCATCAACCGTTTGAGCAATCCGGCATAGAGCCCGGCGGTTTGCGGATCACCCGCATCACGGGGCGGATTGCCCGGCAGATGGAGCACGCTGCCCATCTGGACAGGGGTTCCCGACATTACATGGATCCGGTCGCCCATCCGGAGCGCTTCCATGGGATCGTGGGTCACCAGAAGAACGGTGGCGCCCTTGATCATGCCTGCGGCCAGGTTCTGGAGCCGGATCCGGGTGAGCGCATCGAGCGCCGAAAACGGCTCATCCATCAGCAGGACCTGGCGATCTTCCATCAGGGTTCTTAACAGCGCAACCCTCTGGCGCATGCCGCCTGACAGGGCCGAGGGGTACGCCTGCTCATACCCGCCAAGGCCGGCTTCGATGAGAAGTGCGGCCGCTTTTTTTCTCAAGGCCTCCGATACGTTTTTTTTAAAACCGGGTGCTCTTAAGGTCGCTCCCAGCAATACATTGTCGATGATGCGCATCCAGGGCATCAGAAGGTCATTCTGGGCCATCCACGCCGCCTTGTGATCCTGCCGCTTTCCCCCGGAAAATCGGATCCGGCCTGTGTATGTCAGTGAGGGATTGCCTGAGATCAGCTTCAGCAGGGTCGATTTGCCGCACCCGCTGGGCCCGAGAATACAGGTGCAAAGCCCTGCCTCCACCTCGAAATTCAGGTTTTTGAAGAGGGCGCTGCCGTTAAACGAGAGGCAAATATTTTCAAAGGAGATGGACGGTGCCGCTGCCGCATTCCCACAGGCTTCTTTTCTCTCTGAATTGCCCTCCATGAATCCCTGCCTTCTGGTCTGATTTTCGATTTAATTCGCCGGGAAAATCGTTTCAGCTGAATTTGTAAAAATGATGCACAGGCCCGTGGCCGTGGCCGATGGTATATGCGGCGCCGGCGGAGATGGCCTCTGTGATGTACGTTTTTGCCAGCCATACGGCCTGCTCGATATCGTTTCCTTTTGCGATAAAGGATGCGATGGCCGAAGACAGGGTGCAGCCGGTGCCGTGATTGTTACGGGTCGTTACTCTTTTCCCCTTGAGCAGGATGATCCGCTTGTCTTCGCCCAGATAGAGAAGATCGTCGCTGGTGCCGTCTTCAAGATGCCCGCCCTTGATCAGGATGTTTCTGCTGCCAAATTTTGCAAGGTCCTTTGCGGCCTGCTCAAGTTCATTCAGCTCCCGGATCTTTCGTCCCAGGAGCACGGATGCTTCGGGAAGATTGGGGGTGACGATGTCCGCCATGGGTAGAAGATACTTTTTGATGGCATCGATGGCATCATCCCGGAGAAGTTTATCCCCGCTTTGCGCAACCATGACAGGATCGAGTACGATATTGGCGACATTGAATTTTTTCAGCTGAGCGGCAACCGTTTCGATCAATTCCGGAGAGTAGAGCATGCCGATTTTGACGGCATCGGTTCCGATATCGGTCAGGACCGCCTCCATCTGTTGTTTGACAAAATCCACGGGAACCGGGTGGATGCCTGTTACTCCCATTGTATTTTGTGCGGTCAGTGCCGTGATGACACTCATGCCGTAGCAGCCATTGGCGGACATGGTTTTAAGATCGGCCTGAATACCGGCCCCGCCACCGCTGTCAGAGCCGGCAATGGTCAATACCCTGATGTATTTTTTTTGGGTCATGTTATCAGTCATAACAAAAATTCCTTTGCAAAAATTTACCCGGCATGAGCGGGCTTTTGTTTGGGCGCTGATTACCCGATGGCCCGGATTAATCCCTGCTGATCCGGCAGCCGTTTTTTAATTCCTCCGGGCTGATGGTGTACAGCGCGTCCAGCAGGGCAATCATAAAACTGCCCGGCGCCGATGCGCTCCGGCCTGCCTTTTCTCCGGCAAGCCCGAAAAATGAAAGCGCTGTGGCAGTCGCTGAAACCGGGTCATCATCGACTGAGGAAAACGCTCCGATGACCGCGGTGGCAGCGCATCCGGTACCGGTAACCCTCGCCATCATCGGGTGGCCGTTGGAAACCTTCAAAATCCTTTTTCCATCGGTAATCAGATCCACAGGGCCGGTAATGGCAAGGGTTGTCTCAAGCTCCGTTGCCAGAGCCGTTGCGGTTTCAAAGGCATCTTCAACCGTATGCATGGAATCAACCCCTTTTGTTCTCGAAGTTTCATGGCGGAGTGACAGAATTTCAGATGCGTTTCCCCGGATAACCGTCACATTCGTTTCGGAAATGATTTTTTTTGCGGCGTTTGTCCGAAGCGTTGTGGCGCCTGATCCGACAGGATCAAGAATCACGGGGGTCCCCATGGATGTCGCCTTTTTCCCGGCTTTGATCATGGCGCCCACCCACGAATCGGTAAGGGTCCCGATGTTCAGAACCAGAGCGCCTGCAAACGAGACCATTTCTTCAACTTCGTTCTCCGCATGGGCCATGACCGGAGATGCGCCCATGGCCAGCAGAACATTTGCGGTGTAGTTCATGACCACAAAATTGGTGATATTGTGAATCAGGGG
This DNA window, taken from Desulfobacterales bacterium, encodes the following:
- the thiM gene encoding hydroxyethylthiazole kinase, with product MTYLAEKSAENLIRIRERKPLIHNITNFVVMNYTANVLLAMGASPVMAHAENEVEEMVSFAGALVLNIGTLTDSWVGAMIKAGKKATSMGTPVILDPVGSGATTLRTNAAKKIISETNVTVIRGNASEILSLRHETSRTKGVDSMHTVEDAFETATALATELETTLAITGPVDLITDGKRILKVSNGHPMMARVTGTGCAATAVIGAFSSVDDDPVSATATALSFFGLAGEKAGRSASAPGSFMIALLDALYTISPEELKNGCRISRD
- the thiD gene encoding bifunctional hydroxymethylpyrimidine kinase/phosphomethylpyrimidine kinase produces the protein MTDNMTQKKYIRVLTIAGSDSGGGAGIQADLKTMSANGCYGMSVITALTAQNTMGVTGIHPVPVDFVKQQMEAVLTDIGTDAVKIGMLYSPELIETVAAQLKKFNVANIVLDPVMVAQSGDKLLRDDAIDAIKKYLLPMADIVTPNLPEASVLLGRKIRELNELEQAAKDLAKFGSRNILIKGGHLEDGTSDDLLYLGEDKRIILLKGKRVTTRNNHGTGCTLSSAIASFIAKGNDIEQAVWLAKTYITEAISAGAAYTIGHGHGPVHHFYKFS